The Nocardia sp. BMG51109 nucleotide sequence CACAGGTCACGCAGGCGGTCGGCCAGTGATCAGGCAGATCGATCGACCACGGTGCGGGAGCCTCCCGTCCAGCCGCCGCCGCTGCGGTCGTGAGGACCTGCTGTACCGGTGTGGGCGAGTCCTGCAGCGGCCGTGCCGAACGCCACGAACCGGCTGTGCTCGCCCGCCTGGAGAGCGGGCCGGGGGCGCCGGTGTCACAATCGTCGCGTGAGCCCGCTGCGACGCCTGGCCCGGGTGATGGTGGCGTTCTTGCTGGTGACCCTGGTGGGGACTGTCGGTTACGTGATCCTGGGTTTCGGTGTCCTCGACGCGCTCTACCAGACGGTGACGACGATTTCGACCGTCGGTTTCCGGGAGGTCCACCCGCTGTCCCCGCTCGGGCAGGTCTTCACGATGGCGCTGATCCTGGTCGGTGCGGGCACTGTCTTCTACATGTTCGGGGTCCTGCTGGAGGCCCTCATCGACGGACACCTACGGCACCGCTTGGAGCGACGACGAATGAATCGGCAGATAGAACGTTTGCGTGGGCACGTCATCGTGTGCGGCTGGGGCCGGGTCGGCCGCTCCACCGCGCAGTACCTCAGCAGCCTCGGCAGAGCGATCGTGGTCATCGATCGTGACCCGGACCGGCTCGACGACATCGAGTTCGCCTACGTCCTCGGCGACGTCACCGACGACAGCGTCCTCGGCGCGGCCGGTATCGAGCACGCCCACGCCATGATCGCCGCACTCGACAGCGATGCCGACAACGTCTACGTCACGCTGTCGGCGCGCTCGCAACGTCCGGACCTGGTGATCGTCGCGCGAGCAGGAAGCGACAACGCCAAGGCCATGCTGCACCGGGCGGGAGCGAACCGTGCGATCAACCCGCAACTGATCGGCGGCCGCCGCATGGCGGCATTCGCCCTGCAACCGAACGTCGCCGAGTTCCTCGACGTCGTCATGCACGACGACGCCCTCGAGTACCGGATCGAGGAGATCACGATCGGCTCGCAGTCTCCGCTGGACGGCCGCTCCCTTGCCGACGCCGCTGTGCGCCCCAGCACCGGAGCACTCGTTCTCGCTCTCCGTACGCCCGGCGGGCGGTTCGTCGCCAACCCCGCCGACGACACCGCGATCATTCCCGGCACCGTCCTGATCATCCTGGGCACCCCCACCCAACTCGCCGCGGTACGCGGACTCACCGCACACTAGGCCCCCGCTGCGAACCCCGGAGCGTCGGGCGGCGCGTCCCGTGACCGGCACGGATCCGGCATGCGCCGCGGACCCCGACGAGAATCGTCTGCGGAGGGTCGTCTGCTCGTTCGGTCGTCTTCGGACCGGCCGATCCCTCCCGGCCGCCGGCCTGATGCGGCAGCCCAGGAGCTACAAGCGCTCTGGACGCTGACAGAACCGGTTCGCTCGCAGCCACCTCCCGCGACGCCCGATTCCCGAGGGACACCTGTCCTCCGGCGACTGTCCGAGCAACGGGGTCAGGACCCGAGCAAGAAGTAGCGCAACCACAGGTACGGTGCGGCGATCGCGATGGTGATCGTGGTGACGACGATGCCCTTGCGGGTGAACTCCCAGAACGTGATCGGGTGGCAGGCGCGTTTGGCGATGCCGAGCATGACCACGTTGGCGCTCGCCCCGACGGCGGTGAGGTTGCCGCCGAAGTCGGCGCCGATCGCCAGCGACCACCACAGCGTGTCGGCGTGCTGGCCCATGCCGCCGACCAGCTCGGCGACCAGCGGGCTCATCGTGGCCACGTACGGGATGTTGTCGATCACGCCCGACAGCACCGCCGACACCACCAGGATCAGCATCGTCGCCACCAGCGCGTCACCACCGGTCGCGTCCACCGCCAGGCGCGAAAGATCCTCGATCACACCCGTTTTCACCAGCGCGCCGATCATCACGAACAGGCCCGCGAAGAACAGCAGCGTCTCCCATTCCACCGCCGACAGGTAATCCTGTTGCGGCACACCGGAGATCAGCACCAGCACCCCGGCGCCCAGCAGCGCCACCACCGACGGGTCGACGTGGAACACCGAATGCCCGACGAACCCGGCGAACACTCCTGCCAGCACCAGGCCGCACTTGATCAGCAGCCGCGGGTCGCGGATCGCCTCGCGCTCGTTCAGCGACATGACATCCTCGGCACGCTCCGGGTCGACCGAGAAACTGCCGCGGAACAACAGCGGCAGCACCAGCGTGAACACGATCAGTTCGACGATCACCAGCGGGCCCATGTGGATCAGGAAGTCGTTGAACGCCAGGCCCGCCCGGCTGCCGATGATGATGTTGGGCGGGTCGCCGATCAGCGTGGCGGCGCCGCCGATGTTCGACGCCAGGACCTCGGCGATGAGGAACGGCACCGGATTGATGTCGAGGCGCTCGCACACCAGCAGCGTGACCGGCGCGATGAGCAGCACGGTGGTGACGTTGTCGAGCAGGGCGGAGGCGACGGCCGTGATCAGCGTCAGTAGGATCATCACCCGCAGCGGGGATCCCTTGGCGCGCTTGGCCGCCCAGATCGCCGTGTATTCGAACACACCGGTCTGGCGCAGCACGCCAACGATGATCATCATCCCGAGCAGCAGGAAGATGACGTTCCAGTCGATGCCGGTGTCGTGAGAGAAGAAGCTGTCGGCCGACCCCACCACGCCCAGAGCCAGCACGATCGCCGCACCACCGAGCGCGGCCGCGGTCTTGTGGATTCGCTCTGTTGCAATCAAGACGTAGGCGACGGCGAAGACGCCGACCGCGACGATGGCGGATGTGCTCACGACTTCCCCCCGGCCGCCGCAGCGGCGACGCCGCGACTCGGCGCCGCCGTGCCGGTGCCTCGGCTCGGCAACTCCGCGGCAGGACCGTGGCTCAGTCGTGCTGCAGCGATGCTTGCAGCAGCCGGGAGGCGGTGATCACGCCGATCAGGTCGGTATCGTTCATGACCGCGACCAGCGGGCTGCGGAACTGCGCCATGGTGGCCGCGACCTCGATGACGGTGTCGTCGGCCTTCGCGGCCGGGACCTTCGCCAAGTGTTCGGGCAGCACGTCGCGCACCTTCTTGCCGCGCAGCTTCGCCACCACCCGCTCGCACATCGATTCGTTCAGCACACCGGCCAGCGACGGGTCGTCCTGCACGTAGGTCGGCACCAGGAAACGCACCACCTGCGACGCCGGCAGCACCGCCTCCGGACGTCCCTTCGCGTCGGTCACCACGATGCCGGGCAGCCGGTGCTCGGCGAGCAGCCGGGCCGCGTCCAGCGCGTCGGTGTCCATCCCGACCACCGGGTAATCCTCGGCTATCTGAGAAGCATGCACACTCGCAGGATACGACCCCGGGGCGCATGGCCATCGGTGGAGAATCGGTCGAGATCGCTTCGGTGTCGGTCAACAGCAGGTCTCCCATCGGCCGGTCGCACGTGTCACCCGCATTCGCGGACCCAACTCGCCGACCAGGCTTCCCGGCACACCAAGGTGTAAAGATGCCGTAGATGACCCTATTCGGGCAAATCGGCCCGCCCTGACGGAGGACACCGCCCGTGGTCGGACCGGTGCGGCGGGGTGGTGCTGGTGAACACCGGTGCAGGGCACTAGGGTTCGTTGCGGTGTGCCGGGAAGCCTGGTCGGCGAACAGATATCGTCGTGACCAGGCCGGAGGAAGGCGTCGTGCACGCACACACCATGATCGCGGGATGCGGCCGAAGCGGCCGCCACCCCGCCCGGCCACTGCCCTCCGGTGCCTGCGGTGCCAGGCACATCGTCGGCGGCACCCGCGATCGTCTCGGGAGCGGTTCGGGTGACGTGGCGTGCACCGCCCAGGCGTCGGCGATTCGGCTTCGCTGCGCGGTCGAGACGCCCCAGGCCGCACGGGCGTTCGTGGCGTCGGGCGCCGATACCGACACGATCGCGGTCGCCACCGCGGCCCGCCGTCTCACCATTGCCTGCGTGATCGTCGCAACCGTGCACAACCAGATGGCACGGCCATGAGCAGGCGAGTGGAATATCTGTGCCAGGCCGGCGACGGCACGCTCATCTACGTCAGCTCCCAGGATGGCTACGACTCGTTTCGCCTGTGGCGTGGCGACGGCAGAGCGATGCGCGAAGACCGGGTGATACAGGTGCAACGGTTACCGGATGGCGGCACCACGATCATCGACACCGAAACCGGAACCTTGTGGTCTCCCTCCCCACTACGGTCTCCCGGTACGCTCCCGCGCTGGATCGACATCGAGGACCTGCAACCACTGCGGGACGACCAGAACCTCACCAGACTCGACCCGGCCGATTTCGACATCACCGAAACCGGTGACGAGGTCGTGGTCGTGCGCGTGAGCCCGTAGATACGAGCGACGGCCGACCGATAACCGCACGGTGACCTATGGCGTGGGACACAACCATCCTCTAGGTGCCGCTGGCGGGGCGCTGTGAACATGGGAACGGCGGTGAACTGCGGTTTCCCGGGTGGGCAGCTGGTGATCGGACCGGATCTTGGGGTGCCGCAACCAGGGGCGTAACTACTGCCCCGCCGATGCCGACGTGCCTGGTAGAGGTATGCCGAGCGAACACACGACGCGGAAGGATCCACATCATGTTCCGATCCCGAATGTCCGCCGCTGCCGCAGTGACCGCAGGTGCGCTGGCTGCGGTCGTGCTTATCGCACCCGCGGCGCCTGCCTCGGTCGACAGTTTCGGTATTTCGCCGGGGTGGAGTTTCGGCCCGTCACCGTACGGCACCGGGTGTACCCACCTGGTGTTCGCCGACGCGGCACCCGGCGAATACGTGAGCTTCTACGACAGCCAGAACGGATCGTTCGACCCACCCGGCGCGATCCTGGTAGACCAATCCGGCAAGGTCTCCGCCAACTGGACACCGCACACCACCGGCATCCACACCCTGCACGCCGTCCAGATCGGCAGCGAGAAAACCATGCAGGTAGAAGTCGGGCCCGGTATCAGCCTCGGCCCCGTCTGCCTGGCGCTGTAGAGAAATTGGTGGGGCTCTTGACCTCTGAAGGTCATTGACTTGCTGCTACGGCGCGGCGATGTCGTTGCCCCCGGCCGCGCGGTGGACCTTCAGGCGCCCGCGTACTTGCGGTGCTCGTCGTCCGTGCGGCGGGTACAGCTGTTGACCGCATCCGTGATACGAGCGCCCGGGTCCGTCTTTACCGGTGGTCCGTGATTATGATTGCCGCTCCGGCATTCTCGTACGCGCGTGGAGGAGGGGCTTTATGGCGAAGAAGGTCGTCGTCGAGTTGGTGGACGACTACGACGGCACGTCCGTGGCCGAGGAGACGGTGCGGTTCGGTGTCGACGGCGTGGAGTACGAGATCGACCTGTCGATGAAGAACGCGGCCACGCTCCGCGCAGCGTTCGAGGAATGGACTGCCCCTGCCCGTAAGGTGGGGCGAATTCCCAAGGGTAAGACCAAGACCGGTGGCCGCGTGGCCGTCGATAGGGAACAGACGGGCGCGATTCGGGACTGGGCGCGTAAGCAGGGGTACCAGGTGTCCAGCCGGGGCCGGATCCAGGCGGACATCATCGCGGCCTACAACAAGGCGAGCTGAACGCACCCACCCTGTGCCCAGAGCGGGATAAGGGGGCGGATCGCCGGGGCGTGGGGGTCCGGCAGCACCCGGCCGCGCGACTGTAGGGGTGCACACTGTTTCGGGGCACTAGAGATCCCAGGGGCTGGAGTGTCAAGCGGCAGTGGCTTTTTCGACGCGTGCGGGCCGGGCGGTGGCCTCGTCGTAGGAGATGCGGGTTTGAGGCAATCCACTCGGAACCGACAGCTGTCGGCCGGCACAGGCGTTACTGCCGGTGTATGGCTCCGAATCGCCGGTAGGTGACGACCCGTGTATACACTCGCCAGCGCGTCGAGTGGGTACCCGGTACCGGTGCCCGCATGTGGATGCCCCGGGAACGCTCGGAGGCAAGGTACGGGATCGGCCGCTGTTCGAGTGGGAGGAGCAAGGGGTGCGTCGTGGGTGACACTGCGGTCGTCGGTGTCGTGTCGGGCTCGGCCGGGTAGGCGATGGGCCGGACCGCACTGCCTGTGATGCGCCGGTTGGGGCCGATGGGGCATCCGGCGCGGCTGACCGTGGCGGGGTTCGCCGCCATCACCCTGGTCGGCGCGGTGTTGTTGACGTTGCCGATCGCGTCGGAAACCGGGGACTGGACGGGCCCGGTCACGGCGTTGTTCACCGCGACGTCGGCAGTGTGTGTCACCGGTCTGGTCGTGGTCGACACGGCGACGTATTGGTCGCCTTTCGGTGAGGCGGTGGTGCTGGGCCTGATCCAGATCGGCGGGCTGGGAATCATGACCGCCGCCTCGCTGCTCGGACTACTGGTGGCCCGGCGCATGGGACTGCGCATGCAGCTGGTCGCGCAGGCTGAAACCAAGACCCTGCGGTTGGGAGAAACCCGCCGGGTGGTCGTCGGAGTCGTCGCGATGAGCGCGGTCGTGGAACTGGTGACGGCGGCGGCCCTCACCGGCCGCCGCCTGGCCGACACCGCCGAATCGTTCGGGCAGGCTGTGTATTTCGGCGTGTTCCACGCGATTTCGGCATACAACAACGCCGGGTTCGCGCTGCACGAGGACAGCCTGGTCCGCCACGCCGGCGATGCGTGGATCGTCGTGCCGGTCACGGCGGCGTTCATCGTGGGCGGCATCGGGTTTCCCGTCGTCTTCGAGCTGGGCCGCGCGCTGGGCGCCCGCGTGCGCGGTGCCCGAATCCCCGGGTGGTCGTTGCACACCAAGATCACCGTGCTCACCTATGCCGGGCTGCTGCTCACCGGTATCGTTCTCGTGACCGCCTCGGAGTGGGCCAATCCGGCCACGCTGGGCCCGATGTCGTTGCCCGGCAAGCTGCTGGCGGGCGCGTTCCAGGGGGCCACTCCGCGCACGGCCGGGTTCAACACCGTCGATGTGGGCGCGATGCATCCGACCACTCTGCTGGTCAACGACGCGTTGATGTTCATCGGCGGCGGCAGCGCCGGCACCGCCGGCGGGATCAAGGTGACCACCTTCGCGCTCCTGGCGTTCGTGATCTCCGCCGAGGTACGTGGGCAGCCGACGGTGCACGTGATGGGACGCCGACTGGCCGCGGCGGTGCAGCGGCAAGCGATCACCGTCGCGTTGCTCGGTGTCGCCGCGGTGCTGGTGGCCACCCTGATCCTGCTGCGGCTGTCGCAGCTGCCGCTGGACGCGGTGCTGTTCGAGGTCGTCTCGGCCTTCGGCACCGTCGGCCTGTCCACCGGTATCACCGCGGATCTGCCGGCGGCCGGACACCTACTGTTGATCGTGATGATGTTCATCGGCCGGGTCGGCCCGATCACCCTGGCGTCCGCGCTCGCCCTGCGTGAGCACGAACGACGCTACGAGCTACCGGAGGAGCGTCCCATCGTTGGCTAGAACACCCCTGGCGAAAATGCCGAAACACCCCACCACCCGGGTCGTGGTCATCGGCCTCGGCCGATTCGGCGGGTCACTGGCCCACGAGCTGGTCGAGCACGGCTCGGAAGTCCTGGCGATCGACTCCGATGCGCGGCTGGTGCAGCAGTATTCCGATGAGCTGACCCACGTCGCGGTCGCCGACACCACCGATCCGGACGCTCTCGAACAACTCGGCGTCGCCGATTACCCGCATGCGGTCGTCGGGATCGGCGGCGACCTCGAAGCCAGCATTCTCACCACCTCACTGCTGGTCGACCTCGGCATCCCGCGCATCTGGGCCAAGGCCAACAGCCGCCAGCACGGCCGCATCCTCGAACGCATCGGCGCCCACCACGTCGTGGCACCCGAATTCGACATGGGCGAACGGATCGCGCACCTGGTCACCGGCCGCATGCTCGACTACATCGAGTTCGACGACGACTTCGCCATGATCCGTACCACCGCACCCGACGCCGTCGTCGGCATGACACTCACCGACAGCGGGCTGCGCGAACACTTCCACGTCACCGTCGTCGCCATCAAGCCACGCAACGGCGAATTCACCTACGCCACACCGCAAACCGTCGTCTCCGACGGCGACGAACTCATCGTGTCCGGCAGCATCACCTGCGTGGAGTCGTTCGCCGACCTGGTATGAGTCTCCGTTGCGGACTCCGAGCGCATGACAACGCTCGCCGCGACGGCCGAGCGGTCTCAGGTTCAGCCGATCCCGGCTCGGTGGATCCGGAATGAGCTGGGATAGACCGATATACGCTCACCGGATGCCTTCGGTGTACAAGAATGCGGCGGGTCGCCGGGTGATACGCCGGTGGTGTGAGTCGGAGCTGGGTAGATGGTCCGTGCCGCACACCCGGTCGGTCCTCGCTACCTTCGCCGGAGGGGTGCACATGGTGTCGGCGGGCCGTGGTGATCGCCCGGTGGTGCTGGTGCCGGGGACGAATTTCAACGCCGCCATGACGATGTCGTGGGCACGAGAACTGGCCCGGCACAGGGAAGTTCACGTTGTCGACGTCGTCGGGCAGCCCGGCCTCAGCGACGAGAACCGCCCGTCGCTCGGCCGCTCGAGCTGGTACGGGCGGGTTCTCGCGGACGTTCTCGACACGGCCGGGCTCGATCGGGTCGTCGTGGCCGGGAACTCGCTCGGTGCGGCCATCGCCCTGGCCTGCGACTCGCCGCGCATCGCCGGGCGGGCGCTGGTGTCGCCGGGCGGGATCGTCCGGCTCACGGTGCCCCCGAGGGGCGCGGCGGCCGCGATCCCGTGGCTGTCGAATCCTTCGCCGGACCGGACCCGCAAGTTGCTCGAGCTGTTCGTGGCGCCGGGCGCGCGGCCACCGGACCGCGAGGTCGAGTGGATGACGCTGGTCGCCCGGCACTGCCGCACCACCGCTGCCGCCGTCGGTGCTGCGGCGGCGGGCGGCGGTGCCGTGCGCCGTGTCGGTCGGCGAACACGACCGGTTCCTGGCCCCGGTCCGGCTGCGGCCGGCGGTGCGGCGGCACCTGGGTGTCGAACTCCGGGTGCGACAGGGGATGGGGCACTTGACGACCGATGACCGGCTGGACGAGGTGGTGGACCTGGTTGCCGAGGTCGAGGACGCCGCGGCAGCGTAAAGATCGTGCCGGGCAACCGATCCGGTCATGGTATCCGGTGGGTAGCCATAGGCGGCGAGCGACCTCGTGGCGGGTAGGTTGGTGGCCTTATCTGTCTAGCCGGTCGGGGTAGGCGGTTCGGTGCGGCAGGCGGCGAGCGTGGTGAGGATGACGTCGACGAGGCGCTGGCGGGGGTAGGGGTCGGTGAGATCGCCTGTGGCGGTGAGGTTCTGCGGTCGCGCGTGGGTGAGAGCGACCAAGCAGTCCAGGGCGAGGTCGGTATCGAGGTCGGCGGGTAGTTCGCCGCATTCGACGGCCCTGTGCAGCATGGCTTTCCCGGCGGCGCGTCGCGGTTCGCGCAGCGCGCCGGAAAGGGCTTGTGCGAGACGGGGATTGCGGATGGCTTCGGCGCCGAGATCGGCGACGATGCGGGTCGTGCGCAGGAAGATTCGGAACTCGCCGCCAGGTTCGAGGCGGCCAGGCAAACGCTTCAGCGGCATTGCGGTCGACCCCGATCCGGTCGCCCTGCGACGTCTCGTCGAACTCGTCGAACAGGCAAGCTCCGGGTTCACGTACAGGAGGCGCTCCCGTTCGAGCGCGTCGCTGACGCGCACCGGCTGCTCAAGGACGGGTCACCTCCAGGGGCAAGCTTGTCTCACCATCTGATTCCTCGTGAGGCCCGTATGTCGTTGTTTACGAGGCGCTTTCAGCCGACATACCCCGGCGAACCTGTCCACCCCAGACGGAGCCGACGCGATGGGATCGGCTCCTGCGCAACGACGAGTCATCGCGAATCACCGGTTCGGAGCAGATCCTGAAGTGCATCCCCCGCATGATTGATAGCGAATGACCGGCCTGACTGTCAGGGACCGATTAGCTCACCGAACTTCGGGAACTGCGTGCATACTTGTTGCAATTCTTCGGACGTCCGTTGAAGGAGGATACTAGCAGTGTTGATTGCTATGGATATTCCTTCTATCGCGCACTGGGCGCGAGACTGACTCGACAGCCTCGAATGCTGGTCGAAATCAGGCAAGAGCCGTGTCAGTCGGTATCGCAGGATGTGGTGTGTTCTGGGGATGTGCAGCGGATTTGATGGAATGGCCTGCTTGGGGATGGGCAGTACGACGGGCAAGTTCTCGACGGCTTCGTGGCACGTCGAACGCTGGTATTGCGGTGCGAGATGCGGGACGGTGGGATCGACAAACTTTTCGATCGACGGTACCCACAGTCCGTACACCGTATCGAATGCATGTGCGGGATCACATCCTCGCAAGGTGTCGTCCAAGAATATCCGGTTCTCCGGCCGGGTGAAGTCTCGGTCTGCGAGGATCACGTCCAGCTGAAATTCGAGAACGGACGATTCCACGCCGAGCATGCCGAGGGCGTATTTCAATCGAGTCGCAACTTCGATCGGCTGACGTACGGCTGTTCCGCACGACAACGTCCATTGAACAATTGCAGCGGTCAGAAGCAGAGCCTTGTCTGGTCGTGCGGAGTGTACCGCGTCCAAGTAAGCTTCCGGAGAAATCTCTGCGACGAGGTTCTCGGATGCCGGCTGGCTATCGTCGCCGGTCGATGCCTCGGGATCACTGGACGGAGGCTGAGATTTCTCGATGTTACCGACGGTGCTGTCCACCCATCGATCTAGGGTGCGGTACATGACCTTGAATATCTGTACTGTGTCCGCGCTGGATAGATCGTCCGGATTGATGGACCGCAGTGTCCGGCTGGTTTCGTGGACGTCCTGGATTATCGCCTGGTGCATTGCCCTGAATAGTAGGGACATGGCTCTGTCGACCGCTTGAACCCTGACGCCGCCCGCGACCGCGTCGTCAACAATACGTGTCGTTGCAGCAAGAAGCCGTACCGCCCCTTCTTTTCCGGCCAAGGCATGCATATGGCAGGCGATACCGACATTGCGACCGAAGGTACCGGCCTGCTCCTGGAAGGATCGAAACTTCCGTACGCCGTCGGCGAACCGTTCAGCAGCCTGCTCGGCGGCGTCCCAGTCGTCCAGTCCGACATGGCATTCGGTGAGCCAGCGGAGAATAGCCGCGGCCTCGGGAGCGCGCGCATCGAACCTATCGACCAGGGGTTTGATACCCGCCAACGCTTCCTCGTAGCGAGCGTCTTTCAATAGGGTCTCGACCTCGCGGAGAACGCCAAACGTATCGGTACCCTTGGTAATGGGCAGCATACGAGCGTAATCTTCGAGGGCCGCGCAAACCTGGTTGAGTCTCAAGTTGGCCTTGCAATCAGGAAACATCGTCAACGCAACCATCACAGCGTTTCGCACTGTTTGTGCCACGATGTAGCTGTTCTCGGCTACCGCCGCATTGATCAGGCTCAAACATTCCTCAAGAAGGTCGGCCACCTCGTCGGAGATCTCCCGAGGGTCCTCGACAGAACGTCTTCTAGCGTCGGCCAGTGCCACCGCAGCCTGCATTCGATAGACCGGGAATTGGCGCGCAGACCGACGAAGGTAAACCAATTCTCGAGAAAGGTAGCGTACCGCCGGTTCTGAATATCCGATGTTCTTCAGAATGATACCGGTATTACCCCACAGGATTGCTATCAGGACGTTTTCCATACCGTAATCGATGGCATGTTCGCTGACGGTCGCAGCATGTCCTGCTATTGACTCTAGGAACCCGAGAGCTTTACGGTCATTCGCGGCGGACAACCATTGCTGAAGCACACCCGCAACTCCGAATATCACGGTATCCAACTGCGATTTATCGATGTATCTGTCGCGAACCACTGATTGGACTATCTCATTCATGGTTACCGTGAATCCGAAATGCGTCGGGTTCGTGTCCGATCGACCCGGTGGCGTCGCGATAGGAACGTCGGTACCGATCAGAGAATAGCTCCGCATCGCGCGCAGCACCTCTCCCGTCGGGGGCACGGACAGGCCGTAGGCCATAAATCCTTTGCTCGTGTCGGGCATGATCATATCTTCGGGCGTGACGACACTCGCGGCCAGCAGGATCTGTAGTGGGATTTGACGCGACCCGGTGAACGCGGCGCTCTGCAATGCCAGGACTGCTCGCTGATACGATTCTTCCGGCCGTTCGGCGAGCTTCTGCCAGCACAGACCGATCGCCCGTACAAGCGTTGTTGGATAATCCTTTGGTATCGATTCTTCGTCGTCGAGCGATCTCAGGATCAGCTGCTCGAATTCATTGATACCCGACAGGCCACCGCAACAGTTACATAGATATGCGGCGGCCAGTTCCAGCGCCAATGGCCAATTGTGCAGCTTGCGAGCTAACACTGCCAGCCGAGCATCATCGTCGCTCGCGGGGGTGGCCCCACCATCGGTGAGGCGGCGCGAGAGCAGCTGTACCGATTCCGTGTCAGTCATCGCCGGGATCTTGATCTCCGATATCCCTGCCCCCGTGAGCGCACCGCCACGCACGGTGGTCACCACGACGTGCCCGGGTCCACGCGACGGTATCCACCGCGCGGCGCCTCGAGGATCGGCCACGTTGTCGAACACCATCAACCACGGCCTGGTCGAGGCCGCGAGCGCGGCGAAGACCCGGGCCCGTGGATCGTCACCTGCGGTGACTACGCCCTGCTCGGCCAGCCATGCCGCGATGGCCGCGAAGCAGGCAATCAGGTTCGCCTCGGTCGAGGCGTCCATCCAGTAGATCTGCGCGTAGGCATCGGCGCGCTCGTCGGTCCAGGCAGCCGCGATGCTGCTCTTTCCGATCCCGGACAGCCCGGACAGTACGCACACCGGAGGTTCCTGTCCGTCGGCCGGGGGCGGCAGATGCTGGCCGATGGTGTCGATGATTTGGCGACGAGCCACGTCCCCGCCGCGTGGAGCGGGCAGTACATGCAAGGCCCATTCCTTGGTTCGGAGTATCGATCGTGCCGCTTGAGGATCCACACGCAGGTGGCTAGTGAGGTCGTCTCGGGAGAGCTTGTGCCCGCTGCGGCCGGTCGCCGCGTCCATCATCACCGCAGTCAGGTACTTCGATATCAACCCGGCAGCTTCCCAGCCAACGCTGGCCGGATCGGCATGACGGCGCGCGGTACGGACCAGATCGCGAACACTGTCGTCGACTTCGTCGGCCGCGCGGAGGTCGATCACGATGTCGGTTCGTCGAAGCCGATCCCACCATCGGCTTCCTGCCGCCCGAATTGACTCGCGGAGCCGATCGGACATCGGGATCTCGGTTTCCATCGCCTCCCGGATGGCTCCGGTCTGTTCTTGCCCGGATCGATGCCGCTCCAGCAACCGGCACAAGTCCCGCAGTCCGGGTCCGGCTTTGCGGTTACTGATGACGACATAGCGGTCGGAGTCGTTGCTGAGGAGCCGTAGCAGGATCTCCACGACCTGGCCAGCAGTGAAGGTTCTGTCGCTGGTGCCGCCCTTCACCTGCGCGGCGATCACGCTCCGACCGCCCTCATGGATTTCGAAGTCCACGACCTCGGCGTCGGCCGGTGAACCATGCTCGGCCCGGCTGGAGTCGACCAGCACTGCTGTGAAGTCGCTGTCGGGAGTCAGCCAGCTCTTCAGCGCGTACTCCAGCGTGCACAGGAACTGATATCGGAACCCTTCGACAGCGTCCGCGCCGCTCATCGTTCTCCTCCCACCCGAGCCAAATGCATGTGCGCTCCATCATGGCGGGCGGGACCGACAAGTTGGCCATCTCGGGACCGCAGCCTGCGGTCCGACCGGTTTCAGCTCTGAACCAGAGCATGTATCCGTGGTTGGCGCCCAG carries:
- a CDS encoding TrkH family potassium uptake protein, with translation MGRTALPVMRRLGPMGHPARLTVAGFAAITLVGAVLLTLPIASETGDWTGPVTALFTATSAVCVTGLVVVDTATYWSPFGEAVVLGLIQIGGLGIMTAASLLGLLVARRMGLRMQLVAQAETKTLRLGETRRVVVGVVAMSAVVELVTAAALTGRRLADTAESFGQAVYFGVFHAISAYNNAGFALHEDSLVRHAGDAWIVVPVTAAFIVGGIGFPVVFELGRALGARVRGARIPGWSLHTKITVLTYAGLLLTGIVLVTASEWANPATLGPMSLPGKLLAGAFQGATPRTAGFNTVDVGAMHPTTLLVNDALMFIGGGSAGTAGGIKVTTFALLAFVISAEVRGQPTVHVMGRRLAAAVQRQAITVALLGVAAVLVATLILLRLSQLPLDAVLFEVVSAFGTVGLSTGITADLPAAGHLLLIVMMFIGRVGPITLASALALREHERRYELPEERPIVG
- a CDS encoding SLC13 family permease, coding for MSTSAIVAVGVFAVAYVLIATERIHKTAAALGGAAIVLALGVVGSADSFFSHDTGIDWNVIFLLLGMMIIVGVLRQTGVFEYTAIWAAKRAKGSPLRVMILLTLITAVASALLDNVTTVLLIAPVTLLVCERLDINPVPFLIAEVLASNIGGAATLIGDPPNIIIGSRAGLAFNDFLIHMGPLVIVELIVFTLVLPLLFRGSFSVDPERAEDVMSLNEREAIRDPRLLIKCGLVLAGVFAGFVGHSVFHVDPSVVALLGAGVLVLISGVPQQDYLSAVEWETLLFFAGLFVMIGALVKTGVIEDLSRLAVDATGGDALVATMLILVVSAVLSGVIDNIPYVATMSPLVAELVGGMGQHADTLWWSLAIGADFGGNLTAVGASANVVMLGIAKRACHPITFWEFTRKGIVVTTITIAIAAPYLWLRYFLLGS
- a CDS encoding Lsr2 family protein — translated: MAKKVVVELVDDYDGTSVAEETVRFGVDGVEYEIDLSMKNAATLRAAFEEWTAPARKVGRIPKGKTKTGGRVAVDREQTGAIRDWARKQGYQVSSRGRIQADIIAAYNKAS
- a CDS encoding alpha/beta fold hydrolase; translation: MVSAGRGDRPVVLVPGTNFNAAMTMSWARELARHREVHVVDVVGQPGLSDENRPSLGRSSWYGRVLADVLDTAGLDRVVVAGNSLGAAIALACDSPRIAGRALVSPGGIVRLTVPPRGAAAAIPWLSNPSPDRTRKLLELFVAPGARPPDREVEWMTLVARHCRTTAAAVGAAAAGGGAVRRVGRRTRPVPGPGPAAAGGAAAPGCRTPGATGDGALDDR
- a CDS encoding CBS domain-containing protein; protein product: MHASQIAEDYPVVGMDTDALDAARLLAEHRLPGIVVTDAKGRPEAVLPASQVVRFLVPTYVQDDPSLAGVLNESMCERVVAKLRGKKVRDVLPEHLAKVPAAKADDTVIEVAATMAQFRSPLVAVMNDTDLIGVITASRLLQASLQHD
- a CDS encoding TrkA family potassium uptake protein is translated as MPKHPTTRVVVIGLGRFGGSLAHELVEHGSEVLAIDSDARLVQQYSDELTHVAVADTTDPDALEQLGVADYPHAVVGIGGDLEASILTTSLLVDLGIPRIWAKANSRQHGRILERIGAHHVVAPEFDMGERIAHLVTGRMLDYIEFDDDFAMIRTTAPDAVVGMTLTDSGLREHFHVTVVAIKPRNGEFTYATPQTVVSDGDELIVSGSITCVESFADLV
- a CDS encoding TrkA family potassium uptake protein; this translates as MSPLRRLARVMVAFLLVTLVGTVGYVILGFGVLDALYQTVTTISTVGFREVHPLSPLGQVFTMALILVGAGTVFYMFGVLLEALIDGHLRHRLERRRMNRQIERLRGHVIVCGWGRVGRSTAQYLSSLGRAIVVIDRDPDRLDDIEFAYVLGDVTDDSVLGAAGIEHAHAMIAALDSDADNVYVTLSARSQRPDLVIVARAGSDNAKAMLHRAGANRAINPQLIGGRRMAAFALQPNVAEFLDVVMHDDALEYRIEEITIGSQSPLDGRSLADAAVRPSTGALVLALRTPGGRFVANPADDTAIIPGTVLIILGTPTQLAAVRGLTAH